The following is a genomic window from Hypomesus transpacificus isolate Combined female chromosome 14, fHypTra1, whole genome shotgun sequence.
AGCTTCCAACTCTTTAAACCATTAAGTGTGACTAACATAAAACCGTTTGAACTTCAGTGTGAACAAATATCCCTTTATGTTAGTCTAGTCAGATGCAAATCAGACGGTCTGATCCTTTAATTTGCAAACGTCATACTCTAGGCCtatcacacacctacacagtcaccacacacaaccccttttgttatatgtttggttTGATGACACAGCAAATCTACGTGTTCCCAAATTATGTTAAAAAATATTATCTCTGGAAAGTATTCTCAGTCAAActacaatacatttatttttgcaATCACTGCCATAGCAAAGTCATAGCAAAGTAACGCTTATGGACATAGCAACGTTACGCTTATGGACTTTAGATCAAGTGTTTCTCAATAttttatattgatataaaaGTAATAGTTTTTCATCTGATATATTTCAGTTGTGTACTCCATATCATCTTTCCATTATTGTTTTCCATTCATGCTTGATAATTTGACACACAGTGCTGTATACTGTATCATGACACCTTAAGCATAATAGGTGCCTACAGATACACTTATCATATACAATTCACACATGATATACAGTGTCAGTTTCTTAATTACACCAATCCCAGTGTTATTCAGGTATGTATACACCAATAGGTATGGTACTGGACTATTTGACCGAGGATCAAGAAGtctcaggttcaaatccccctgtacgtcactttggataaaagcgtctgctaactgaatctATTAATATTCGTATTTGGTGCTGATTTTCTCGCCCCACAGATCTGGACCATGGTCCGTCAAACCAGCTGCATCATGAGCATCACTCCCACTGCCAGCATCGAGAGTCAGCTGCCCCCCACCTGGAGCCCCAACCCTTATCCAGACGGTGAGAGCGACATGACCCCAGCCCCCACACTCCAGACTGACCCCAGCCCCCACACTTCAGACTGACCCCAGCCCCCACACTTCAGACTGACCCCAGCCCCCACACTTCAGACTGACCCCAGCCCCCACACTTCAGACTGACCCCAGCCCCCACACTTCAGACTGACCCCAGCCCCCACACTTCAGACTGACCCCAGCCCCCACACTTCAGACTGACCCCAGCAACCACACTTCAGACTGACCCCAGCCCCCACACTTCAGACTGACCCCAGCAACCACACTTCAGACTGACCCCAGCAACCACACTTCAGACTGACCCCAACCCCCACACTTCAGACTGACCCCAGCAACCCCACTTCAGACTGACCCCAGCACACACTTGTGTTCACTGACTTCTGCTCACTGAAAATCCAATCTTCAGATCAGGAGACATTTAAGCGACTATCAATTTAATCTGCAGTCAGTCCTAGGGAATGTTGCTGCACTTTGCAGTGGATGGCCTTGGTTTATCAACACCTCTTTAACTCATTAACGAAAACCCCACTACTGACGTTTAAATGTTCTCACTTAATAAAGGCGATGAGGTGACTCAGTTACAGGTTTTCTGATTAACTGAAACAGTCCAAACCAAGACTACAGTATACAGCATCTACAATGCAAACACTCTCATCCTTGAACTTCCCACCTCTCCAGTTTCCACAGCGATGACCACTTACAGCACTCGCCTGTGGTCGCCAGACTCCCAGCCCCAGTACTGGTCCAAGTACCAGGTGTGGGAGTGGCTGCAGCAGATGCTGGACATGCACCAGATCGACCCCTCCGGCATCTCCTTCCAGAACTTTGACGTGGACGGCCGTCAGCTGTGCAGTATGACCTTCCAGGACTTCACCCGCGCCGCAGGCAGTGTGGGGCCCATCCTCTACCAAAACGTCAACGAGCTGAAATGGAGTGGTGGGTTGGACGAGGGGTTCATGGGGAGGGGAAGGTGGGGCTGGCAGGCGAGTGTGGAGGGTTCTGGGGCACTGATCCTGATGAAAGAGATGAGCGTGGTTCAGGAAAGAGGGTGAGAAGAGGTAGTGGCATGGCTCCTGGGTTGCATCGGGCATGGATGGATGCCTGCAGGCCTGCTTTGACCAAAGGAACATGGCTTTAGTGGTTCCTCTCTCTGGAGGGGTCTCTACAGGAATCAGTTACAGTGTAAAGCATTTGGCAGCTCCAGCTCAGGTGTTCATCTaagtggattgtgtgtgtgtgtgtgtgtttgtgtgtttgtgtgcgcgtgtgtgcgtgcgtgtcatTATTGGATGTGTGAAGACAATAATGCGTGTGTGCAGGACACCTGTTAATTGTCTGGAACGCATGAAGAAAATGATTCCGTAACAAGAGATAGATATGTTGTATTGCTGTTTCCTTCAATATTTCAGTTTTGAAGGGGAGACGGttagaaagagaaacaggaataTCCAGTTCAGTGAAAGTGGCAAACAGGCAGAACAGCAATAGAGGAATCAGGAAGAGAGTTCAATAAGTTCAGCTTGACCTCACGGCACTTTGTACAGTTATCAGCTTGCAAGAATTACACATGTATCACACATAGTATTATACTTATATACACTTACATGACACTTcttgtttatttttcttttcaacCACAGCACAGTACCCCGGCGAAGACTTCGAGATAAAAACAACCGAATGTAAGAAACTCTAAGACTCTAATTGACATGTATAACATGTACAGCTCATTGATTACATGTTCAGTGAACTATAGAGTACCATTACGTTTAACATGCTATCAGGTCCACCCAAACAAGATGTTTTTcaacacaaacatttattgCTGACTTGATACTGTggtcaaatacattttacttattttactttaaaattaaaagatAATCCGCTTCACAAAGAGTATAAGTTATATATCTATGAGTAGATCAGTGCTCCTGATCTAATATATCCCTATTTTTAATCTAGTAGATTTTCCTTGTCCATTTCCAGACACCAACTATCACCCTGTAGGTAGGTAAAACACAGCATCATCTATAATTCCATTGAAAATATGTAAAGCGTGAGAGAAATTGTCTCTACCTGTATATATTCAGGTGAATTAGTGAACGTATGTTGACAGACGTTACAGTTTAGAGATCAACAAAACTGATTctatgatttcttttttttccttagATATTTTTGACTCTCCatttcagtctctccctccggTGTCCTCCCCAGCTCCGTCCAGCCCTGGTAAGAGATACAGAAACACATTAGTAAAaatgcaaatacatttacaatacAAAGCGTATTGTATACTTGTATTTTCctatttacaagcaatgtcatggAGGGCTACACAGACTGTGTGCCCATAGAACATAACATAGTTACAATCTCTCCAAAATGAAACTGAATCCTTGGTAAAACAAAGGGTACAGGGCTACAGTGTGAGATTCCTGCCGTTGGGCTAAGAATGTTCAGCAATGGTATCGGGAGCAGGCTGGGAACAGTCCAGGTGTATATAGGGCTGTATGCTTCTTATCACTAAGCAACATCACTTCAGACCCAATAAGCAAACACCAAGGTTGAAGTGAACAAACTCAACTATTTGGATATGCTCCAAACAATGTTTCTGAATACAAATTCATGTGAACTTAGAATGGATATGACGGTGACACAAACATAGGACTGACTCATGCAGTTCGGTTGaactagttttttttttttcataagtAAATACTTTGTTTTAAATATGTAAAGGTGCaaaaacaactgaaaatgtTGTAGGTAACTGATGACGTGAAGCAAAGCTCTAACTACTGTACAATTCTGTTTAATTTATTGATTTCAGATACAAAGAGAGCTTACATCCGCCCTCATCAAGTCAAAAAACATAGTGAGTAACATTTACGATACACATTACTTTATCAAGCAAGCAAGTGTGCTCTGAGTTTGTCATCAAACAAGGAAAACGACAGATGACCAGCTATGTGTCAGAGTTGTGGAGATAACAACGCTAACATAACATGAATGCCTTGGTGGTAGATGGAAAAGGTTCTGCCTGACCCAATTCCTCTGTGTCCTGTGGTACACCAGACCCTCGGGGGACACACCTGTGGGAGTTCATCAGGGACATTCTACTGAGTCCGGATCGCAACCAAGGCCTCATAAAGTGGGAGGACCGGACAGAAGGAGTCTTCCGCTTCCTGAAGTCAGAGGCAGTGGCACAGTTGTGGGGCAAGAAGAAGAACAATAGCAGCATGACCTATGAGAAGCTGAGCCGTGCAATGAGGTACGCACGGATGCACGCAtgaaagcagacaggcaggccggtacacacccacacacactcaaatacaaacccacacacacacagacaatcttTGAAAAACTGATCCGTGCAATTCATGTAATGTACACTCTGCCGTGTTTTGGAAGCTTAATAGTTTAGCAAATAAAATGTTTCATAGAAGAGAAATATGTATGAATAAacgtgtggaaataaatgtgtttgATTTTGTCTTCATGGAAGATATTACTACAAGAGAGAGATTCTGGAACGTGTAGATGGACGAAGGCTGGTTTACAAGTTTGGAAAGAATGCACGAGGgtggagagagtcagagaagTGAAGGACATTTGGACCACAGACAACGTTTTGACCCCCTTCTGAAGACTATTTAAGTGATCGCATTTTATGTATCTACTGTGTCTAACTTTTATATTTTGGCtattttacaaatgtttttttttgtatttttgggAAACTTTACAGGATATGTTTACATCGAATACATTATtacaaattatatttgattttcacATTTAGATAACCTTTTCTTCAGCAGGCTGTGAAACTCTGCACTGAATTGTTCTTCAGTTTCCTTTTCACATCGAATGGGAATTAGAAAGATTTGAACAAGGAGGACACTCTAATGTATggatacattacatttttacatatcaAAACCGAGAAGCACGCTTTGGGAATCTGTCTTTCTCCAAACCTGTCTTGGTGTTTTAGTGTCTTTTtccatattttttatttgtgtatttCATTGTTACAAATGGACTTTCACTATAAAATGATGCAATTCTTGTAGgatttattttctgttttgGTCAGACTGCAACTGCAAGCTCAATGACAACTGTCACCAGAGATATGTACGCTAAGCACTCAGATGTAAATAGAAATCTGTTTTCAAAAATAAAGTATTTCTCAGGCTTCAACAAAGactgttttatttttcttcaaaAGCATTGTGAACCTTCCCTTGCAATCTAAACAACTGTATAATGGTCATGCCATGTTTTTGGGGGTatgtttacaaaaacaaaataatcaTGCAGTCTCATCATCACATGCCCTCACTAAGGCCGGCCCCTTCCACCTGTGTTGTGGCTGCAGATTTCGGCTGGACCTTATCAATACTAATTTGTCAATATTGGCAGAGGTAGCAGAAGCTGTCTCTGAGACATACCTGGACGGAGCCCAAATCGTTATCTAACCATTGCAGTTTTTTCAAGCAGGCTTAAAGACAATAACCGGAGCTGTAGATAGTGCTTGTCATTTTGAAGGTATCTCTGATAGTATGAAATGCCTAAGAGTTAATTGTCTGAGGTGGCAATCATCGTATCACTGCTGGCACCTCAGGGCAGATGATTCAGTTTACTGGAGATAACAGTAGTGTCACTCAATGTCTCTTTTCTTACGCCTGTGTTTGCAGGCAAATTCTCAGCCCAATATCTGCCTCTGCTTTGCCttcatcatgtttttttttcctttttttttccatATGTGTAATAGCTCGCCCACACGTTTGGTGTCTTTTTGGACAGCCACATCGTGTCCCCATGGTGTAAAAGGACTTATTAGTATTCATTCACTCTGGCTCACCAATGTCCTTCATATGACAGCCTTGTGACTCCGGGGAAGCCTATGATGGTCAGGCGAGTGTCTTTTCTGAATGTGATGATGTGGAAATGAAGAATCAGGCGGCCAGAAAATGTCTCAATTTCATTTTAACATCAAGGCCTGGACATCAAGGCAATGCATATCAAACTGGCTGTATCTTCAAAATGTGAAATGAAAGCATATGGTCTCAGTTGGCAACTACCCATGGTTATATGAGTTTTCAAGGAGTTTGTCATAACTTTGTAGTCACTTGAGGGCATATGTATCAGCATGGACTACATATACTGTAAGTCTGATACTTGGGGACATAGTTTTGATCtctgtctgacatgaaacagtgATGCAATGCAAATTAAAAACTATCAAACCACAAGGgatgtgtgtattcatgttgtATCATCGAGGATGTCCACCCAACATTATTTACTTAATTTCTGTCTCAACTCAGGTATGACTGAAGTTTTTATGTAACACATCTTATTACCAGCCAGATGTATTAAACAGTATTGAAATAAAATGCTTTAAAGACCACTATAAAGAAAAAGAGTAGCAATCTCCATCCAAAGGCAGTCACAACCtcatacaaaaatatttttgaaatatTGTTTCTTCATGATACACCAGAAGTTGCTGATAAAAATGCACCAATGCATCTGCATAACGTATGAATACATGTATGTATGTTATCACAGCACAGCGGTAATTTGAAGAAATGAACGATTCTTTCCATCTTATCATATGTACTGATGTGTGACTAAAATCCGGTGTGATTTAGCTCATGTGCATGTTGCTGTTGCTCTCATTCAGATACATAGGGAAATGTGTTAGGATGTGACTCTCAGTGAGATAACGTAACTGTTAAGCAAATGGTCCAGACTGGGATAACCCATGCTGTGCAGAAAAGACATGATGGAGTGGCCAACCACTGTCTGATCAATGCAAAAGAGACAGCAGTGTAACAGAACAGTACTGTACATGCTACAAGCAAACAGCTGCATCCAGTAAGTTGAGGGTACAGAGGCAGATGCAGGACCAAATCTAATCGAGACATGCAAGAGATTCGGTTTGCTGTCCAGTTAATCAGTATTTGCCCATGTCTTACCATCCAGCTCATATGTTAACAAAGAGCACATTCTGTCTTTATACTGTGGTTGCTCAAGTATTGATTGTGCTGGAAAACATTAGCTGGCAAAGTACTTGGCTTACAGTTGTTACAAGTGAAGGTTGGTTGGCAGAGGTACATGCAACCAAACTGGTTGTAATTAATCCGGCAGTGAAGCAGACACCTAAACAAAGGCTCTTccttttcagacacacacacagtgtaaacaTCACGTGCATACACAATCTCACTACCTTGGGCAATGTCTGGTTTTGAAAATAACAACTAATCATCTATTTGACTCCAGTAAAATAAACCGTATCCTAACTTTCCATAGGCCCCCAACTCTTAGCTACAGTAGCCCATACAGTCCCTGTCCTGTGCCACATATTATCTTGTGTTACATAGAAAAGATTATGTCCCTATTTGAATGAGCTGTGCGCTGAAattttattatttaaaagaGGGGCCATTTCTGCAATCAGATATATGCTGGGGGAAGGACAAGGAAGTGATATAAGATAAGCACACGCATAAAGAGAGCCCATGTTGGTCTGTGTCTGtaccacacacatcacagacacagggaaTGTTTCTTCAGAGTGCATGCACAATCACTGCTTATCAGAACTTTTTATCACGCTGTACTGGAAGGTGTAACCAATCCAATAGAAATCCAGCTAAGGCTTGTCACACTATGATGGG
Proteins encoded in this region:
- the ehf gene encoding ETS homologous factor isoform X1, encoding MVRQTSCIMSITPTASIESQLPPTWSPNPYPDVSTAMTTYSTRLWSPDSQPQYWSKYQVWEWLQQMLDMHQIDPSGISFQNFDVDGRQLCSMTFQDFTRAAGSVGPILYQNVNELKWSAQYPGEDFEIKTTELDFPCPFPDTNYHPVDIFDSPFQSLPPVSSPAPSSPDTKRAYIRPHQVKKHNPRGTHLWEFIRDILLSPDRNQGLIKWEDRTEGVFRFLKSEAVAQLWGKKKNNSSMTYEKLSRAMRYYYKREILERVDGRRLVYKFGKNARGWRESEK
- the ehf gene encoding ETS homologous factor isoform X3 produces the protein MVRQTSCIMSITPTASIESQLPPTWSPNPYPDVSTAMTTYSTRLWSPDSQPQYWSKYQVWEWLQQMLDMHQIDPSGISFQNFDVDGRQLCSMTFQDFTRAAGSVGPILYQNVNELKWSAQYPGEDFEIKTTEYTNYHPVDIFDSPFQSLPPVSSPAPSSPDTKRAYIRPHQVKKHNPRGTHLWEFIRDILLSPDRNQGLIKWEDRTEGVFRFLKSEAVAQLWGKKKNNSSMTYEKLSRAMRYYYKREILERVDGRRLVYKFGKNARGWRESEK
- the ehf gene encoding ETS homologous factor isoform X2, yielding MVRQTSCIMSITPTASIESQLPPTWSPNPYPDVSTAMTTYSTRLWSPDSQPQYWSKYQVWEWLQQMLDMHQIDPSGISFQNFDVDGRQLCSMTFQDFTRAAGSVGPILYQNVNELKWSAQYPGEDFEIKTTEYFPCPFPDTNYHPVDIFDSPFQSLPPVSSPAPSSPDTKRAYIRPHQVKKHNPRGTHLWEFIRDILLSPDRNQGLIKWEDRTEGVFRFLKSEAVAQLWGKKKNNSSMTYEKLSRAMRYYYKREILERVDGRRLVYKFGKNARGWRESEK